A window from Prochlorococcus marinus CUG1435 encodes these proteins:
- a CDS encoding DUF1028 domain-containing protein, with the protein MTFSIIGFDPLKNRFGVAVSSCHIAVGSTVSFVRSKVGAVATQGQTNPYLGLRSLDSLQSCSDSKIVLEDLIKEDFGREKRQVHLIDKYGRSACWTGQECFQTSGHITGENFSVAGNFLENIEVLEVMADVFKQSDPNIKLGKRLLDALNAGENIGGDRRSPRSTSSALKVSGELGFPLLDLRVDYHDSSVDELIRIYRHSQSEWAQEWRDSMNDLPEMNMKREFRVA; encoded by the coding sequence ATGACATTTTCAATTATTGGTTTTGATCCTTTAAAAAATAGATTTGGTGTTGCAGTTTCTTCTTGTCATATAGCTGTTGGCTCAACAGTTTCATTCGTTAGATCAAAGGTTGGTGCTGTTGCAACTCAAGGGCAAACTAATCCTTATTTAGGATTAAGAAGTCTTGATTCACTTCAATCCTGCTCTGATTCAAAAATTGTTTTGGAAGATTTAATTAAAGAAGATTTTGGCAGGGAAAAAAGACAGGTTCACCTAATTGATAAGTATGGGAGAAGTGCATGCTGGACAGGTCAAGAATGTTTTCAGACAAGTGGACATATAACTGGAGAAAACTTTTCTGTAGCTGGCAATTTTCTAGAGAATATTGAAGTTCTTGAGGTGATGGCTGATGTTTTTAAACAAAGTGATCCAAATATCAAATTAGGGAAAAGACTACTTGATGCTCTTAATGCAGGAGAAAATATAGGTGGAGATAGACGAAGCCCCCGTTCAACTTCAAGCGCCCTAAAGGTAAGCGGAGAACTTGGCTTTCCTCTTCTAGACCTTAGAGTTGATTATCATGATTCTTCTGTAGATGAACTAATTAGAATTTATAGACATAGTCAAAGTGAATGGGCCCAGGAATGGAGAGATTCAATGAATGACTTGCCTGAAATGAATATGAAACGAGAATTCAGAGTGGCATAA